The following nucleotide sequence is from Verrucomicrobiota bacterium.
GGTGAACTACCCCACGTGTTTCAAACACGGCTTCATCATTCACATACACAAATCGATTATTTCGCATATTCATTCATGAACGCTTTAATAAGTCTGCTTGGCATGGTGGTTCTCATCGGAATCGCTCTTCTTTTTTCCAGTAATCGCAAAGCAATAAAACTTCGAACCGTAAGTGTGGCTTTTGGACTCCAGTTTTGCATCGGCGGTGTGGTGCTTTTCTGGGATAAGGGCAAGCAGGCATTGGAGGCGATCGCATTCGGGGTTCAGCAGGTGATCAACTATTCTCAGGATGGTTTGGACTTTCTTTTGGGCGGTTTGGTCAGCGATAAAATGTTCGAGCTTTTTGGCGGATTAGGGTTTATTTTCGCATTCCGGGTTCTTCCTGTCATCATTTTCTTTTCATCCCTGATCGCGGTACTTTACCACCTGAAAATCATGCAGATTGTGATAAAGATTCTTGGCGGAGCACTTCAAAAGATGTTGGGGACAAGTCGAGCTGAAAGCATGTCTGCAGCAGCCAATATTTTTGTTGGCCAAACAGAGGCACCTTTGGTCGTTCGTCCTTACATCGCGAATATGACTCGCTCGGAACTTTTTGCAATTATGTGCGGTGGTGTGGCTTCCATAGCTGGATCGGTTCTAGCTGGTTTTGCCAACATGGGTGTGGAATTGAAATACCTTATTGCTGCCTGCTTTATGGCAGCACCGGGTGGACTCCTGTTCGCTAAACTCCTGATCCCCGAAACGGAAACACCGAATGATGCGGTACTCCCGTCTGTCTCTGAAGATCTTCCTGCCAATGTGTTTGATGCCGCTGCAACTGGCGCTTCAAGTGGACTCAAGTTGGCGGCCAACGTGGGGGCTATGCTTCTGGCCTTCATCGCACTGATTGCCTTGGTAAATGGTATGGTTGGTGGAGTTGCCAATTGGTTTGGTTACCCGGACCTGACCTTGCAAATAATCCTGGGAACCGTTTTCGCACCGCTCGCCTGGGTTATTGGTGTTCCTTGGCCGGAAGCCTTCCATGCCGGAAGTTTTATAGGCCAAAAAATCATTTTAAATGAATTCGTTGCCTACGGAGATTTTGTCCAGGTTCAGGAAACTTTGTTACCTCGCACCAAGGTCATCGTGACCTTCGCGCTTTGCGGTTTCGCCAACCTCTCTTCAATTGCTATACTTCTTGGAGGAATTGGTGTTATGGCTCCAAGCCGTCGACAAGAAATTGCCAACCTCGGATTGAAAGCTATCCTGGCAGGTTCATTGTCCAACTTTTTGAGTGCTGCCATTGCTGGATTCTTTATCGCGTTTTCGTGAAATGAAATTTCAGAAAAAATCCCACGTGCTTTCAGGAGAATCTGTCGTTTCCATAGGTCTTTCAACGCTTGTGTAGGAGCTGCTTTACCTGCGAAATCGGATAGCTGAAAAATCGCGGATAAAGCAACTCCTACATTTTGACAAACCTATGTGTTCCGTGAAAAGAATGCCTAAACTAAAATGTTTGCTGATGATATGAACTACCTTCCTCAAGAAATCATTCGAAAGAAGCGCGATGGCCATTCACTGACCTGGGCCGAAATTAATTTTTTTGCCAGCGGTATAGGAGACAATTCCATTACAGAAGGTCAGATCGCCGCTTTCGCAATGGCGGTCTTTTTTCAGGGGCTTACGATGGACGAGCGAATCGCGCTGACGTTGGCGATGCGCGATTCGGGAGATGTACTTTCCTGGGATGCACTGAACCTAAACGGGCCGATCATCGATAAACATTCCACAGGCGGAGTTGGAGATTTGGTGTCCCTCATCTTGGGTCCACTCCTGGCCGCATGCGGCGCATATGTGCCGATGATTTCCGGACGTGGTCTGGGCCATACGGGAGGCACCTTGGACAAGCTGGAATCCATCCCCAACTATAATCCTTTCCCGGATAATGAATTATTTCGGAGCACGGTGCGCGACGTGGGAGTTGCCATCATAGGCCAGACCGGAAATCTGGCCCCTGCGGACAAACGTTTTTATGCAACCCGCGATGTAACCGGAACGGTTGAGTCGATCGACCTTATAACCGCATCCATTCTTTCCAAAAAATTAGCCGCTGGTCTCGATGCTCTGGTGATGGACGTAAAAGTAGGACAGGGAGCTTTTATGCCAAGCTATGAGGCATCCAGGGAACTGGCCCAAAGTATAGCCGATGTGGCGACAGGAGCTGGTACTCCTACGACTGCCTTGCTGACGGATATGAATCAATGCCTGGCGTCGAGTGCAGGTAACGCCGTCGAAGTGAGGGAAACGCTTTCATTCTTAAAAAACGAGCACCGGAATCCTCGCCTTGAAACCGTCGTATTTTCTCTCTGCGCAGAAGTATTGGAAACCTGCGGACTGGTTGCTTCGAAGAAAGACGCATTTGAACGTATGGATGGACATATCAACTCGGGTCTAGCCGCTGAACTATTTGGCAAGATGGCGAGTGCCTTGGGCGGACCTTCCGATTTTGTTGAACGGTCTTCCACCTACTTGCCAGAAGCGAAAGTCGTGCGTCCTGTATATGCTGATACCAGTGGAGTAGTCATCGGCATGGATACGCGAGGCATTGGCATGTTGGTTGTGGCTATGGGTGGTGGCCGTACCAAGGCTGCCGATGCCATCGACCATAGTGTAGGTCTCGACCAGATCCCAAGTATTGGATCTCGTGTTAATAAGGAGGTCCCGCTGGCCATGATCCATGCCTCATCCGAAGCGGACTTCGAAATGGCGAAAGTGGCGATCAAGAATGCGATCCGAGTGGGTGATAAACAAGAGGGTGAAGTAGTAGAAATTTACGAAAGAATTTGTCCTCAAACAAGAATCCAATGAAACGCGTTATTCTTATCATTATGGATTCGTTTGGCATTGGTGCTTCAGCCGATGCCGACCAATTTGGTGGTGAAGGATACAACGATGTAGGGTCCAATACCTTTGGGCATATCGCTCAGGCATTTGCCCGGGGAGAGGCTGATAGTAGCGAACGGAGCGGACCCATCCAATTTCCACATTTAAATCAACTGGGCCTCGGAAGGCGCGAAAAGGGTCGAAGGCGCGAAAAGGGTCAGGCGCGAAAAGGGTCAATGTTCATATTTCATATTTATGCTCTCTCCGAATACTTCTTCTCCCATTCCCGTTAATTTTCTAAGATTGTTCTTGGTAGAGTGATGTGATTTATTTGTATAACTTCATCCACTTTTCTATTGAGAGGTAGGGCAAAATTTTATGAATATGAAATATGAACATCGACCCTATAGGCTTCCTTCTATAGGCTTCCTTTGAACATCGACCCTATAGGCTTCCTTTTGAAATATGAACATCGACCCTATAGGCTTCCTTCATCGCCTCGGTGCGACAAGGCAACGGAAAAAAGAACACGGAAAAAAGGGTCAATCCAATACTCTTGCAATAACAAGTGGCCGATTTAACAAGATTGAACAATTACGTAAAAACCTGATAACAAAGGTATTGGACCCCCCCTTCCCTTCTTGACCCCTTCCTTCCCCTTCGCGTAGCGGCTTAGTTCAACAAGACGCTTCAGGAAACCCGGACAAACCGGTTTCCAGACCTTAGTGTTCAGCGAAAGAATGGATTGCTTGATCGAGCTTATATGACATTTTGGAGATATGAGCACAAAAGAATTAGCTTTGGAAACGATCCGGAATCTACCGGATAGTGTATCCTGGGAAGAGATTGAAGAGCGGATTCAGTTCCTCGCTGCTATCGAACGCGGTCGGCAGGAGGTAAGGGAAGGGAAAGTAATCCCTCATCAGGAAGTTAAAGAAAACCTGAAGGAATGGATTACCAAATAGTTTGGACCGAATCTGCCCAAGAGGATCTGAAGCAACTGGTGAGTTTCATCGCCGCAGACGATCCTGTTTCGGCGGAACGATTTGGTCTCGGACTTGTAGATCATGTTGAGCAGGCTTCCCAACAGCCATGGAGTGGAAGAAAAATTCCAGAACTGAATATTGAAGCCCTGAGAGAACTGATATATTCCCCCTACCGGATCATTTATGAAATCTTGGATGATGAGAAATTAGTTTATGTTATCCGTGTTTGGCATGCGGCCCGAGGAGAGCCTAAAATCGACTAGCCGAACATCTCAATTCCGAGAAGTTTTTCCAAGAACAACCTTCACATTACCTAAACAAACGATGGGATCCTACGACAGAGCAGACTGGCATTATGATGGCGAAGATTTTCCTATGGATGCGCCACCTGAACGAGGAGGTACGCGCATCGGGATGTTTTTAGCTTGGTGTATTATAAGCGGACTCGAGGGACAGTTTCATAAAGAAGAATCCGTGGTCTCGTTGGAGGCTGTTCGAAACCGAACTATGACGGGCACCGAATTTTTGTTCAAGGAGTGTGATGAAAAATTTGGGGATGAAGACTTAAGCGAGGAAGGCAACCGTTTTGCTGAGCATTATTACGAATCCAACCTCTATAATTCAGATTATTCAGAGTCGCTTGGTCAGCTCGCAGACAATCTATACGACGTCGAAGATACTTGGGAAAACTATGATCTCATTGCTAAAATAATTGATGAAAGGTTTAGGCAATGGCGCA
It contains:
- the deoA gene encoding thymidine phosphorylase encodes the protein MFADDMNYLPQEIIRKKRDGHSLTWAEINFFASGIGDNSITEGQIAAFAMAVFFQGLTMDERIALTLAMRDSGDVLSWDALNLNGPIIDKHSTGGVGDLVSLILGPLLAACGAYVPMISGRGLGHTGGTLDKLESIPNYNPFPDNELFRSTVRDVGVAIIGQTGNLAPADKRFYATRDVTGTVESIDLITASILSKKLAAGLDALVMDVKVGQGAFMPSYEASRELAQSIADVATGAGTPTTALLTDMNQCLASSAGNAVEVRETLSFLKNEHRNPRLETVVFSLCAEVLETCGLVASKKDAFERMDGHINSGLAAELFGKMASALGGPSDFVERSSTYLPEAKVVRPVYADTSGVVIGMDTRGIGMLVVAMGGGRTKAADAIDHSVGLDQIPSIGSRVNKEVPLAMIHASSEADFEMAKVAIKNAIRVGDKQEGEVVEIYERICPQTRIQ
- a CDS encoding NupC/NupG family nucleoside CNT transporter, which encodes MNALISLLGMVVLIGIALLFSSNRKAIKLRTVSVAFGLQFCIGGVVLFWDKGKQALEAIAFGVQQVINYSQDGLDFLLGGLVSDKMFELFGGLGFIFAFRVLPVIIFFSSLIAVLYHLKIMQIVIKILGGALQKMLGTSRAESMSAAANIFVGQTEAPLVVRPYIANMTRSELFAIMCGGVASIAGSVLAGFANMGVELKYLIAACFMAAPGGLLFAKLLIPETETPNDAVLPSVSEDLPANVFDAAATGASSGLKLAANVGAMLLAFIALIALVNGMVGGVANWFGYPDLTLQIILGTVFAPLAWVIGVPWPEAFHAGSFIGQKIILNEFVAYGDFVQVQETLLPRTKVIVTFALCGFANLSSIAILLGGIGVMAPSRRQEIANLGLKAILAGSLSNFLSAAIAGFFIAFS
- a CDS encoding type II toxin-antitoxin system RelE/ParE family toxin, with the protein product MDYQIVWTESAQEDLKQLVSFIAADDPVSAERFGLGLVDHVEQASQQPWSGRKIPELNIEALRELIYSPYRIIYEILDDEKLVYVIRVWHAARGEPKID